CAACTTTCCCGTCGCTTGACGCGCGCACCGCGACCGCCGCTGACCCGTTCGTTCACAGAGGGACAGATCTTGGTATGTATCGACCCCTCGACTTTCGGAGTTTCGCCGTCTGGAGTCCTTCCGCGGTCACCGCCTCACCTTCCGTGGTCACCCAGTTCAACCCGGGAGCCCGCTCCGGCAGATCTTGGCAAGTTGGCGTCGAAATAGCGCGCTAACTAACCAAGATTTCGAAGCCCACGCCGCCTGCACCTGATCGGCAGTCACGGACCGCGACGGCGGAGCCGACCTGCGGGCGGACTCGCGCACTCCCCGCCTCGAAAGATCCACAGAAGCACGGGGGCGGGAAAGTTCGGACAGGTGGATCTTGCATCTTGCCTAATCAATGCCTTACGCCGCAAAAGCTGGCCACTGCGGCGCGGACACCGTGAGCTGGGAGGACACCGGAGGCTGTCGCACGGCAAGCAATCCCTGCTCCGAAAGTCGAGCGACCCCATCCAGGACTCCACCGACCAGACCGTCGTCGTGGGGGTGCCGCTGGTGACCTCGCTGGTCCTGTACGTGGCGATCGGCCTGGCCAAGCCCGAGCGGCAGCCCGACCGGGACGCGCTCGTCGACTCCCTCGACGACGACCCCGTGGAGAAGGAGCGGGTGCCGGTGTCCTGACCCATGACGCGCGGCGGCCGGACCGGTCCGGCCGCCACCCGCGGGCCGGAGAGCGTGCTCTGCGGCCCGCGGTGGTCAGACCTACTTGTCGGACTCGAGCACTCCGCCGTTGGCGACGTCACTCTTCTCGATCTCGGTGAAGACGATGCGCACGGACTCCTGGCGCGCCTTGAGGATG
The window above is part of the Phytohabitans houttuyneae genome. Proteins encoded here:
- a CDS encoding tautomerase family protein, whose product is MPNITVELLSGRSLDQRREFVAAVTDAAVNILKARQESVRIVFTEIEKSDVANGGVLESDK